The proteins below come from a single Aegilops tauschii subsp. strangulata cultivar AL8/78 chromosome 6, Aet v6.0, whole genome shotgun sequence genomic window:
- the LOC141026189 gene encoding uncharacterized protein, protein MVEEPSAMRPRGETSDQSTEVNDVQVPGQKHDYKVHLKEVDIHGKEKLDVVCTSNPEEADKMISRILKRVCGLYPQYIGVDVEYTREDEPPQRAAVLQLCVEELCLINPDKYIDIQRKWRVPFKGRKRYHSLADVAGGVIHPFYKQMKDKIDRVEDHKLWGISPLPNYLIEYAAIDAYTTYESWKRIENIREGLESAKEAEKNYDDPYYGY, encoded by the exons ATGGTGGAGGAACCATCTGCCATGCGTCCCCGTGGTGAGACGTCCGACCAGAGCACAGAGGTCAACGACGTTCAGGTCCCCGGTCAGAAGCACGACTACAAAGTGCACCTCAAGGAGGTTGACATCCACGGCAAGGAAAAGCTGGATGTCGTATGCACCAGCAATCCTGAGGAAGCCGACAAGATGATCAGCAGGATCCTGAAGAGGGTCTGCGGCTTGTACCCTCAGTACATCGGCGTTGATGTTGAGTATACCAGGGAGGACGAACCTCCGCAGAGGGCAGCGGTTCTACAGTTATGCGTGGAGGAACTCTGTTTG ATCAACCCCGACAAGTACATCGACATCCAGCGCAAATGGAGAGTTCCTTTCAAGGGAAGAAAGAGGTACCACTCTTTGGCTGATGTTGCAGGGGGCGTGATCCACCCATTCTACAAACAAATGAAGGATAAGATTGATAGGGTTGAAGACCATAAATTGTGGGGGATCAGCCCACTGCCCAATTACCTCATTGAGTATGCAGCGATAGATGCGTACACCACCTACGAGTCATGGAAGAGAATTGAAAACATCAGAGAAGGTCTGGAGAGTGCAAAAGAGGCAGAGAAGAATTATGACGATCCTTACTACGGATACTAG